One window from the genome of Nicotiana sylvestris chromosome 9, ASM39365v2, whole genome shotgun sequence encodes:
- the LOC138877255 gene encoding uncharacterized protein, producing MAVETEANKYNSMFTLMAQSDDDNEDNEEILTIELGEAEQFRDDLVVCVVDLNETIANLEQEKEALNERITSVENEREDLMVVVVDLKETIHGLSNEKHTLEEKVASTEEERADLLVICTDLEETIKGLNREHMNVNLGKGKEVARRECILEKKVKGTFSVNEKAERFLWHSSGNEHYVNVLKKCNHQSDNSPSSLSGQRKQEQSLLLVINLHKLIEISEASNQEDDKVSKMKETGERQRNIILHVSQRTCQSYDLIKDHIRGLTPRVLEAPKDDPDQYLNSSMLDSVTLKESPEKEATHNIMAISAKSLMNEGAYLSSEYQREDIPFLGDVRTTTLLEFLDHEIFSETPSDEPDSLPRKLIPAPPVHSKLLESSSKSPITRSLKQENFESSLQKSKRSVKTRKKRKMNPKDFIKSVSVNQIDKNASREPGSLVQQSMTIKETVEE from the exons atggcagtggaaactgaagcaaATAAGTACAATTCAATGTTCACGCTGATGGCTCAGTCAGATGATGATAATGAAGACaatgag GAGATCTtgaccatagaactaggagaGGCCGAACAATTTAGAGATGATCTAGTGGTCTGTGTAGTGGActtaaatgagaccatagctaatcttgaacaAGAGAAGGAGGCCCTGAATGAAAGAATAACTAGTGTGGAAAATGAGAGAGAAGATctgatggtagtagttgttgatctaaaagaaacaataCATGGTCTTAGCAATGAGAAACACACTTTAGAAGAAAAGGTTGCATCCACTGAAGAGGAAAGGGCTGACCTACTAGTGATATGCACtgatctagaggaaaccattaagggactcaatagagaacatatGAATGTAAAtcttgggaaagggaaggaagtagccA gaagggaatgtatccttgAGAAGAAAGTAAAGGGTACATTCTCAGTGAATGAAAAGGCAGAAAGGTTCCTTTGGCACTCAAGTGGGAACGAGCACTATGTGAATGTCCTAAAAAAATGCAATCACCAATCCGATAACTCGCCAAGTAGTCTCAGTGGACAAAGAAAACAAGAACAGTCACTCTTGCTAGTCATTAATCTCCACAAGCTGATA GAAATATCTGAGGCTTCAAATCAGGAGGATGATAAAGTGAGCAAAATGAAGGAAACTGGCGAAAGACAACGGAACATCATCCTCCATGTCTCACAAAGAACCTG TCAATCCTACGATCTTATCAAAGACCACATAAGAGGTCTTACTCCTCGAGTATTAGAAGCCCCTAAGGATGATCCTGACCAGTACCTGAACTCCTCCATGTTGGACTCAGTGACTCTCAAggagtcaccagaaaaggaagcaaCTCATAACATTATGGCTATATCTGCTAAGAGTCTAATGAATGAAGGAGCATATCTCTCTTCAGAGTATCAGAGGGAAGACATTCCATTCCTAGGAGATGTAAGAACCACAACACTCCTTGAGTTCTTGGATCATGAGATATTCTCAGAAACACCATCTGATGAACCTGATTCACTTCCGCGTAAACTCATTCCTGCACCTCCTGTTCATTCCAAGCTCTTGGAGTCTTCCTCCAAATCACCCATCACCAGGTCACTAAAGCAAGAGAATTTTGAATCCTCATTGCAAAAAAGtaagaggagtgtcaagacaaggaaaaagaggaaaatgaatCCAAAGGATTTCATCAAGAGTGTGTCAGTAAACCAGATAGACAAAAATGCTTCtagggaacctggttccttagtgCAACAGTCTATGACGATTAAGGAAACTGTTGAGGAATAG